Below is a genomic region from Bacillus mycoides.
CGAGTTAATACTGGAGATTTTCCTAGAACGCCAGCGATTAAGCCTTGGTCTTCTTTCATTTCATCAACGTAATGACCTTCTGTGTAAAGTTTCTTGTAGTTATGAGTCATACTGTGCATCCCAACATAGTGGCCTTCAGCATCTTCACGTTTTACAAGATCAGGGAAAGCTTTTACGTTTGAACCAATTAGGAAGAATGTTGCTTTTGCATTTTCACTCTTTAACATATCTAAAAGCTCAGCTGTGTATTTTCCAGGACCATCGTCAAATGTTAAGTAAGCGACTTTTCTAACTTGCCCGTTATAGTGCTTTGGAGCTTCTTTCGGAGCAAGGGACGTTTGAATTTCACTTACAAGTTGAACAGATTTCGCTTCATCCTCTGTACTTGCTAGAGCGATATGTGTTGATCCGTAAGCAGCTTCGTATGTAAATAATACCCCAGCGCAAATCAACAGAGCCCTTTTCACTAAAGTTGTCATCCGAATTCCATTGTGCATAATTTTCCTACTCTCTATAAAAGTTCTACTCTACTATATTAGCAATTTTAGAGGGGGAAATGCAAAAAAACTTTTTTACAAGCGCAAAAAAGTTTGTTAAAAAGCATGTAAGATTTCACTGTTTTGCAGGTTTGAAAAAATGAAACAAGAATTAAATGAATGGAACTGCATGTAATAATGGTTCATTCACGTTTTTTGTTTTAGAAAGGGAGGAAAAGTATGAAAAAATTAGCTTGTTTACATGCTCATCATTCAAATATTGAATACATTGACCGAGCATTGCAATCTTTTGGAATCGAAATACTCCATTTTGTAGATCCCATCTTATCACGCATATTAAAAAAAGATTGCGATTTTGAAAAAGAACAAGCACGGAGTAATTTAAAAGATATTATAAAGTATATAGCCAAAAGTGATATAGATACACTTTTATTAACTTGTACAGATTATATTACGCTATTAGATGAGAATTTCAAAATAGACATACCTATATTGAAAATTGATGAGCCATTTTTTGAAATGATTTGTCATATTGAAGAGCCACAAACAATACTTTTTACAAATAATCGTACGGTTTCAGGAACGATGGAACGTTTAAAACAATACGCTCGGCAGAATAATAAATCCATACATGTAAAAGTAGAAGTGATAGAAGGGATATTTGAGTTAATTATGCAAGGTCGTAAAGAAGAGCATGATGTTAAATTAGAAAAGTATTT
It encodes:
- a CDS encoding peptidoglycan-N-acetylglucosamine deacetylase, which encodes MHNGIRMTTLVKRALLICAGVLFTYEAAYGSTHIALASTEDEAKSVQLVSEIQTSLAPKEAPKHYNGQVRKVAYLTFDDGPGKYTAELLDMLKSENAKATFFLIGSNVKAFPDLVKREDAEGHYVGMHSMTHNYKKLYTEGHYVDEMKEDQGLIAGVLGKSPVLTRPSYGSMPGLNEALRNKVVENGLKVWDWTIDSLDWKYNKMQVDAASAKIVENVLHGATNPTEVILMHDIHPQSVKAVPGIIKGLKERGYELEAYNENEHFPLNFWHDNRM